The following coding sequences lie in one Cotesia glomerata isolate CgM1 linkage group LG5, MPM_Cglom_v2.3, whole genome shotgun sequence genomic window:
- the LOC123265767 gene encoding uncharacterized protein LOC123265767 isoform X2, whose translation MDLPATQLLNDEDDDSLSSQSLNSSQMTPKRVHQVANLCIGKKKYPLFRGINKIGRHPGCDVCINDLSVSKNHAEIEIKSNIYYICDLRSSNKTRIDNESLRPDRFYQILDGSKLTFGIINAQFLLIRDSNDSIIVPETPAPGLKLRYDGNRSSVTDSDDSVVLGTQEAKDEAVFAKPTKLPIRSPSTRDARANNARRKLNSSIHDIETQRQSEQNNDPSIFDRETQHVDNSNKKKSIYDVETQRQLEENNDPSIFDRDTQQVDNSSNKKKSIYDLETQQLEETGIKNEVFDLATQRLPEETDVESDIYAMSTQQISTTDNRGIHELETQKMSVKDEALSLYDLATQPIAADDDIYDCETQRINKQFEITKSKFKKNRVPTKSPNVSKAVPVAPRRNYEEADKKPKHVSTVVDDSETDDELVDNNEIQSKQSSSVHQSSSGITNTSKKSKDNDRTMLGSTSVNINTHNHIIAETDDESETDDEEAVINQCNEIKDRSKIDDKKTFKNNAVVNDSDTDDEEFARIQDQEQRKINNDSDFESHDEIPESCVINVDKNKILKLDSEAESNACPSPVLVDFSKIQHPGSEQNYNDDDETDDDEVYMTPNQAVSPHRKVALKTDQPGLERYDTAPLVSAEPAAKVSPRNNELECDPDALTQVIPLNINSNACKKINNDHEACDEFAETQLVNPQNNFKHDNDDDDDDETDDEELESLRREVDDKKNQGLINKINELKTCDQDQDLDDAPTQLLNLETQKINNGIEDTQKILETQRDDLEPTQLIDSQAIFLSVNKINKINKNSQTKNKTNDDSIDSVDLENAPTQIINFEGSKETCEKKNDNLEEKSPVIKSNKISRRASSTPLSSGKRKINFASVKNCTVDLDKLQGDNLNSYEKKIKKKELENDKVNSDLHNDSLVRNLDAMFGGSNDDELEDAIPLQTQQLEEILNDVPEKLHSVNNFQKPGSQENKINLVNKKCSESQVDSGPDTQEAYFAKLSSRKKKSNILVDSQGSSSSQKSEKSQGKAAKKVVYAPGTAGFSNGVPVEGDESVAVYESPEKKLKTKVTEKGLPDVRVAGTDANPANSTVYSSDSEDDYSSGNIVQKLKKSMAKIKAMSEEDDDGIFSNSKIIPNSSFSHSDVKLPKLKSIDDDGSSSDGEVDFVRLKQLADRLLNANDKEKILTGLKKVGSKNKNKVKVNKEAAAASKVADRKSTRKRVLPQKLKSGAFVNDDGDLNEGQDHTVPAKRARKARKNSKSINSSVVEKAQAETKKKAPAKRSKKVNEDQSLLSASVSSGTEDQKTATGVEAKKKTVAKRSKKVDVDQSLLSASVSSNNSNNEEHNTEVKKKTAAKRTKKAAADQTTLDTSTSSASSSTLNSTIASKRSRNSVVDSPSTSARSRHSHRPAEMQYKIMFTGIDYETHEQAVQSLGGVISNDPMTGTILVTDKVRRTLKFLCAISRGIPIVSENWINASIKSNKLIETDKYILHDSAAEAKFGFNLKQSLIKSKEKSLLHNLTFVVTSGVNQPSFNELKNMIQVAGGKALVRPPKTWTNTYIISCAADISKLKKLTANVPNDIQVPVVTTEFLMSGILKQELNAEEHKLSF comes from the exons atggATTTACCTGCCACGCAATTGTTAAACGATGAGGATGACGACAGCCTGTCATCTCAATCATTAAATTCTTCGCAAATGACTCCTAAAAGAGTTCACCAG gttGCTAATTTGtgtattggaaaaaaaaagtacccgCTGTTCAGAGGAATAAACAAGATAGGTCGGCACCCAGGTTGTGATGTTTGCATAAATGATTTG tctGTTTCAAAAAACCATGCggaaattgaaataaaaagcaatatttattatatttgtgATTTGAGATCATCAAATAAAACACGGATTGATAAT gaATCTTTGCGACCGGATCGTTTTTACCAAATTCTTGATGGTTCAAAACTTACGTTCGGTATAATTAATGCCCAATTTTTACTGATCAGAGACAGCAACGATTCAATAATTGTCCCGGAAACACCAGCACCTGGTCTGAAATTACGTTATGATGGTAACAGATCATCTGTCACCGACAGCGATGATTCCGTTGTTCTCGGGACTCAAGAGGCCAAAGATGAGGCTGTATTTgcaaagcctaccaaattgccAATTCGTAGTCCCAGTACTCGAGATGCCCGTGCTAATAATGCTcggagaaaattaaattccagCATTCACGATATTGAAACTCAGCGACAATCAGAGCAAAATAATGATCCATCTATTTTCGACCGTGAAACGCAACATGTTgataattctaataaaaagaaatcGATTTACGATGTAGAAACACAGCGACAACTGGAGGAAAATAATGATCCATCTATTTTCGACCGTGATACGCAACAAGTGGATAATAGTtctaataaaaagaaatctaTTTACGATCTGGAAACCCAGCAGTTGGAAGAAActggaataaaaaatgaagtttttgaCTTGGCAACCCAGAGATTACCTGAAGAAACAGATGTCGAGTCTGATATTTATGCCATGAGTACACAGCAGATAAGTACGACAGACAACCGAGGCATTCATGAGTTAGAAACACAAAAAATGAGTGTTAAAGATGAAGCTTTGAGTTTGTATGATCTAGCTACGCAACCAATTGCTGCAGACGATGATATTTATGACTGTGAAACACAGCgaataaataaacagtttgaaattacaaaaagtaaatttaagaag aatCGAGTTCCAACTAAAAGTCCCAACGTCAGCAAAGCGGTACCTGTAGCTCCACGAAGAAATTACGAAGAGGCTGATAAAAAGCCAAAGCATGTAAGTACAGTAGTCGATGACTCGGAAACGGACGACGAGTTGGTAGATAATAATGAGATACAGTCAAAACAAAGCTCTTCGGTTCATCAAAGTAGTTCTGGAATCACTAATACCTCCAAAAAATCTAAGGACAATGACAGAACAATGTTAGGATCAACATCAGTCAATATCAATACACACAATCATATAATCGCTGAAACAGATGACGAGTCTGAGACGGATGACGAAGAGGCGGTAATTAATCAATGTAATGAGATTAAAGATAGGTCAaaaattgatgataaaaaaacatttaaaaataatgcaGTTGTTAACGATTCAGACACTGACGATGAAGAGTTTGCTCGAATACAAGATCAGGAACAACGTAAGATAAATAATGATAGTGACTTTGAATCACATGATGAAATTCCGGAGTCTTGTGTTAtaaatgttgataaaaataaaattttaaaacttgatAGTGAAGCAGAAAGTAATGCATGTCCAAGTCCAGTGCTTGttgatttttctaaaattcaaCACCCAGGTTCCGAGCaaaattataatgatgatgatgagacTGATGATGATGAGGTTTATATGACACCTAATCAGGCAGTGTCACCTCACAGAAAAGTAGCGTTGAAAACTGACCAGCCTGGTCTAGAGCGATATGATACTGCGCCTTTAGTATCAGCTGAGCCGGCTGCTAAAGTTTCTCCAAGGAATAATGAATTAGAATGCGACCCTGATGCGCTGACTCAAGTTATtcctttaaatattaattctaatgcatgtaaaaaaattaataatgatcatGAAGCTTGTGATGAATTCGCGGAAACTCAATTAGTAAAtccacaaaataattttaagcatgataatgatgatgatgatgatgatgaaacTGATGATGAAGAATTAGAGTCACTTCGTAGAGAAgtagatgataaaaaaaatcaaggattaattaataaaattaatgaattaaaaacttgTGATCAAGATCAAGATCTTGATGATGCGCCaactcaattattaaatttagaaactcaaaaaattaataatggcATTGAGGATACCcagaaaattttagaaacaCAAAGAGATGATCTAGAGCCTACTCAACTTATAGATTCGCaggcaatttttttatctgttaataaaattaataaaattaataaaaattctcagactaaaaataaaactaatgaTGATAGTATTGATTCAGTTGATTTAGAAAATGCACCGAcgcaaattataaattttgaaggtTCAAAAGAAacatgtgaaaaaaaaaatgataatttggAGGAAAAATCTCCtgtaattaaaagtaataaaatttcacgTAGAGCATCTTCAACTCCTCTTTCTTCAggaaagagaaaaataaattttgcctCTGTGAAAAATTGTACAGTTGATCTTGATAAATTACAAGgggataatttaaattcatatgaaaaaaaaattaaaaaaaaagaattggaAAATGATAAAGTAAATAGTGATTTACACAATGACAGTTTAGTTAGGAATTTAGACGCTATGTTCGGTGGTAGTAATGATGATGAACTTGAGGACGCGATTCCGCTTCAAACTCAGCAGCTTGaggaaatattaaatgatgtccctgaaaaattacatagtgttaataattttcagaaacCCGGtagtcaagaaaataaaattaatttggtgaataaaaaatgcagtgaATCCCAGGTGGATTCAGGTCCTGATACGCAAGAGGCTTACTTCGCTAAGTTGTCTTCTAGAAAGAAGAAATCTAATATTCTTGTTGATAGTCAAGGGAGTTCTTCGTCGCAGAAGTCTGAGAAAAGTCAAGGTAAAGCGGCGAAAAAAGTTGTCTATGCGCCGGGTACAGCTGGGTTTTCTAATGGAGTTCCGGTTGAAGGCGATGAATCTGTCGCAGTGTATGAGTCAccagaaaaaaaacttaaaactaaag ttACAGAAAAAG GCTTACCAGATGTTCGTGTTGCTGGTACTGATGCTAACCCAGCAAATTCAACTGTTTATTCTTCAGACAGTGAAGATGATTATTCATCGGGTAACATAGttcaaaaactcaaaaaatcaatGGCGAAGATAAAAGCGATGTCAGAAGAAGACGATGATGGTATTTTtagtaattcaaaaataattcctAACTCTAGTTTTAGTCATTCAGATGTTAAGTTACCCAAATTAAAGAGTATTGACGATGATGGTTCTTCGTCTGATGGTGAGGTTGATTTTGTTCGTTTAAAACAGTTGGCTGATCGCCTTCTTAATGCTAatgacaaagaaaaaattttgacaggTCTCAAGAAAGTTgggagtaaaaataaaaataaggtaAAGGTTAACAAAGAAGCGGCTGCGGCTAGTAAAGTCGCTGATAGAAAATCAACAAGAAAGCGCGTACTTCCTCAGAAATTGAAGAGTGGAGCATTTGTTAATGATGATGGTGATTTAAATGAAGGTCAAGATCATACGGTACCTGCGAAACGGGCTCGCAAAGCTCGGAAGAATTCCAAGTCAATTAATTCTAGTGTTGTAGAAAAAGCTCAAGCTGAGACTAAGAAAAAAGCTCCTGCTAAACGATCGAAGAAAGTTAATGAAGATCAGAGCTTGCTTAGCGCTTCAGTGAGCTCAGGTACCGAGGACCAGAAAACTGCTACTGGAGTAGAGGCGAAGAAAAAGACTGTAGCTAAACGGTCTAAAAAAGTGGATGTTGATCAGAGCTTGCTCAGTGCTTCAGTAAGTTcgaataatagtaataatgagGAACACAATACtgaagttaagaaaaaaactgCGGCTAAACGAACTAAGAAAGCGGCTGCTGATCAAACGACTTTGGATACTTCCACTTCTTCGGCATCCTCGAGTACTCTTAACAGTACAATTGCATCTAAAAGGTCGAGAAATAGTGTTGTGGATTCGCCTTCTACTTCAGCTAGGTCGAGACATAGCCATCGTCCGGCTGAGATGCAGTATAAAATTATGTTCACTGGTATTGATTACGAGACACATGAACAAGCCGTTCAGAGTCTTG gcgGAGTAATAAGCAACGATCCGATGACTGGAACTATTTTAGTAACAGACAAAGTTCGCAGAACTTTGAAATTTCTCTGCGCGATTTCTCGCGGCATTCCCATTGTTTCTGAAAATTGGATCAATGCAAGTATcaagagtaataaattaatcgaaaCAGATAAATATATTCTGCATGATTCAGCAGCTGAAGCGAAATTtggatttaatttaaaacagaGTTTGATTAAATCTAAGGAAAAAAGTTTACTGCACAATTTGACGTTTGTTGTTACATCCGGTGTCAATCAACCTAGCTTCAATGAacttaaaa aCATGATTCAAGTTGCTGGTGGAAAAGCTTTGGTTCGACCTCCAAAAACATGGACCAATACTTATATTATCAGCTGTGCAGCTGATATTTCTAAACTTAAGAAATTAACAGCAAACGTACCAAATGATATCCAAGTTCCTGTTGTTACGACAGAATTTTTAATGTCTGGAATTCTGAAACAAGAATTAAATGCAGAAGAACATAAGCTTAGTTTCTAA
- the LOC123265767 gene encoding uncharacterized protein LOC123265767 isoform X4 produces MDLPATQLLNDEDDDSLSSQSLNSSQMTPKRVHQVANLCIGKKKYPLFRGINKIGRHPGCDVCINDLSVSKNHAEIEIKSNIYYICDLRSSNKTRIDNESLRPDRFYQILDGSKLTFGIINAQFLLIRDSNDSIIVPETPAPGLKLRYDGNRSSVTDSDDSVVLGTQEAKDEAVFAKPTKLPIRSPSTRDARANNARRKLNSSIHDIETQRQSEQNNDPSIFDRETQHVDNSNKKKSIYDVETQRQLEENNDPSIFDRDTQQVDNSSNKKKSIYDLETQQLEETGIKNEVFDLATQRLPEETDVESDIYAMSTQQISTTDNRGIHELETQKMSVKDEALSLYDLATQPIAADDDIYDCETQRINKQFEITKSKFKKNRVPTKSPNVSKAVPVAPRRNYEEADKKPKHVSTVVDDSETDDELVDNNEIQSKQSSSVHQSSSGITNTSKKSKDNDRTMLGSTSVNINTHNHIIAETDDESETDDEEAVINQCNEIKDRSKIDDKKTFKNNAVVNDSDTDDEEFARIQDQEQRKINNDSDFESHDEIPESCVINVDKNKILKLDSEAESNACPSPVLVDFSKIQHPGSEQNYNDDDETDDDEVYMTPNQAVSPHRKVALKTDQPGLERYDTAPLVSAEPAAKVSPRNNELECDPDALTQVIPLNINSNACKKINNDHEACDEFAETQLVNPQNNFKHDNDDDDDDETDDEELESLRREVDDKKNQGLINKINELKTCDQDQDLDDAPTQLLNLETQKINNGIEDTQKILETQRDDLEPTQLIDSQAIFLSVNKINKINKNSQTKNKTNDDSIDSVDLENAPTQIINFEGSKETCEKKNDNLEEKSPVIKSNKISRRASSTPLSSGKRKINFASVKNCTVDLDKLQGDNLNSYEKKIKKKELENDKVNSDLHNDSLVRNLDAMFGGSNDDELEDAIPLQTQQLEEILNDVPEKLHSVNNFQKPGSQENKINLVNKKCSESQVDSGPDTQEAYFAKLSSRKKKSNILVDSQGSSSSQKSEKSQGKAAKKVVYAPGTAGFSNGVPVEGDESVAVYESPEKKLKTKGLPDVRVAGTDANPANSTVYSSDSEDDYSSGNIVQKLKKSMAKIKAMSEEDDDGIFSNSKIIPNSSFSHSDVKLPKLKSIDDDGSSSDGEVDFVRLKQLADRLLNANDKEKILTGLKKVGSKNKNKVKVNKEAAAASKVADRKSTRKRVLPQKLKSGAFVNDDGDLNEGQDHTVPAKRARKARKNSKSINSSVVEKAQAETKKKAPAKRSKKVNEDQSLLSASVSSGTEDQKTATGVEAKKKTVAKRSKKVDVDQSLLSASVSSNNSNNEEHNTEVKKKTAAKRTKKAAADQTTLDTSTSSASSSTLNSTIASKRSRNSVVDSPSTSARSRHSHRPAEMQYKIMFTGIDYETHEQAVQSLGGVISNDPMTGTILVTDKVRRTLKFLCAISRGIPIVSENWINASIKSNKLIETDKYILHDSAAEAKFGFNLKQSLIKSKEKSLLHNLTFVVTSGVNQPSFNELKNMIQVAGGKALVRPPKTWTNTYIISCAADISKLKKLTANVPNDIQVPVVTTEFLMSGILKQELNAEEHKLSF; encoded by the exons atggATTTACCTGCCACGCAATTGTTAAACGATGAGGATGACGACAGCCTGTCATCTCAATCATTAAATTCTTCGCAAATGACTCCTAAAAGAGTTCACCAG gttGCTAATTTGtgtattggaaaaaaaaagtacccgCTGTTCAGAGGAATAAACAAGATAGGTCGGCACCCAGGTTGTGATGTTTGCATAAATGATTTG tctGTTTCAAAAAACCATGCggaaattgaaataaaaagcaatatttattatatttgtgATTTGAGATCATCAAATAAAACACGGATTGATAAT gaATCTTTGCGACCGGATCGTTTTTACCAAATTCTTGATGGTTCAAAACTTACGTTCGGTATAATTAATGCCCAATTTTTACTGATCAGAGACAGCAACGATTCAATAATTGTCCCGGAAACACCAGCACCTGGTCTGAAATTACGTTATGATGGTAACAGATCATCTGTCACCGACAGCGATGATTCCGTTGTTCTCGGGACTCAAGAGGCCAAAGATGAGGCTGTATTTgcaaagcctaccaaattgccAATTCGTAGTCCCAGTACTCGAGATGCCCGTGCTAATAATGCTcggagaaaattaaattccagCATTCACGATATTGAAACTCAGCGACAATCAGAGCAAAATAATGATCCATCTATTTTCGACCGTGAAACGCAACATGTTgataattctaataaaaagaaatcGATTTACGATGTAGAAACACAGCGACAACTGGAGGAAAATAATGATCCATCTATTTTCGACCGTGATACGCAACAAGTGGATAATAGTtctaataaaaagaaatctaTTTACGATCTGGAAACCCAGCAGTTGGAAGAAActggaataaaaaatgaagtttttgaCTTGGCAACCCAGAGATTACCTGAAGAAACAGATGTCGAGTCTGATATTTATGCCATGAGTACACAGCAGATAAGTACGACAGACAACCGAGGCATTCATGAGTTAGAAACACAAAAAATGAGTGTTAAAGATGAAGCTTTGAGTTTGTATGATCTAGCTACGCAACCAATTGCTGCAGACGATGATATTTATGACTGTGAAACACAGCgaataaataaacagtttgaaattacaaaaagtaaatttaagaag aatCGAGTTCCAACTAAAAGTCCCAACGTCAGCAAAGCGGTACCTGTAGCTCCACGAAGAAATTACGAAGAGGCTGATAAAAAGCCAAAGCATGTAAGTACAGTAGTCGATGACTCGGAAACGGACGACGAGTTGGTAGATAATAATGAGATACAGTCAAAACAAAGCTCTTCGGTTCATCAAAGTAGTTCTGGAATCACTAATACCTCCAAAAAATCTAAGGACAATGACAGAACAATGTTAGGATCAACATCAGTCAATATCAATACACACAATCATATAATCGCTGAAACAGATGACGAGTCTGAGACGGATGACGAAGAGGCGGTAATTAATCAATGTAATGAGATTAAAGATAGGTCAaaaattgatgataaaaaaacatttaaaaataatgcaGTTGTTAACGATTCAGACACTGACGATGAAGAGTTTGCTCGAATACAAGATCAGGAACAACGTAAGATAAATAATGATAGTGACTTTGAATCACATGATGAAATTCCGGAGTCTTGTGTTAtaaatgttgataaaaataaaattttaaaacttgatAGTGAAGCAGAAAGTAATGCATGTCCAAGTCCAGTGCTTGttgatttttctaaaattcaaCACCCAGGTTCCGAGCaaaattataatgatgatgatgagacTGATGATGATGAGGTTTATATGACACCTAATCAGGCAGTGTCACCTCACAGAAAAGTAGCGTTGAAAACTGACCAGCCTGGTCTAGAGCGATATGATACTGCGCCTTTAGTATCAGCTGAGCCGGCTGCTAAAGTTTCTCCAAGGAATAATGAATTAGAATGCGACCCTGATGCGCTGACTCAAGTTATtcctttaaatattaattctaatgcatgtaaaaaaattaataatgatcatGAAGCTTGTGATGAATTCGCGGAAACTCAATTAGTAAAtccacaaaataattttaagcatgataatgatgatgatgatgatgatgaaacTGATGATGAAGAATTAGAGTCACTTCGTAGAGAAgtagatgataaaaaaaatcaaggattaattaataaaattaatgaattaaaaacttgTGATCAAGATCAAGATCTTGATGATGCGCCaactcaattattaaatttagaaactcaaaaaattaataatggcATTGAGGATACCcagaaaattttagaaacaCAAAGAGATGATCTAGAGCCTACTCAACTTATAGATTCGCaggcaatttttttatctgttaataaaattaataaaattaataaaaattctcagactaaaaataaaactaatgaTGATAGTATTGATTCAGTTGATTTAGAAAATGCACCGAcgcaaattataaattttgaaggtTCAAAAGAAacatgtgaaaaaaaaaatgataatttggAGGAAAAATCTCCtgtaattaaaagtaataaaatttcacgTAGAGCATCTTCAACTCCTCTTTCTTCAggaaagagaaaaataaattttgcctCTGTGAAAAATTGTACAGTTGATCTTGATAAATTACAAGgggataatttaaattcatatgaaaaaaaaattaaaaaaaaagaattggaAAATGATAAAGTAAATAGTGATTTACACAATGACAGTTTAGTTAGGAATTTAGACGCTATGTTCGGTGGTAGTAATGATGATGAACTTGAGGACGCGATTCCGCTTCAAACTCAGCAGCTTGaggaaatattaaatgatgtccctgaaaaattacatagtgttaataattttcagaaacCCGGtagtcaagaaaataaaattaatttggtgaataaaaaatgcagtgaATCCCAGGTGGATTCAGGTCCTGATACGCAAGAGGCTTACTTCGCTAAGTTGTCTTCTAGAAAGAAGAAATCTAATATTCTTGTTGATAGTCAAGGGAGTTCTTCGTCGCAGAAGTCTGAGAAAAGTCAAGGTAAAGCGGCGAAAAAAGTTGTCTATGCGCCGGGTACAGCTGGGTTTTCTAATGGAGTTCCGGTTGAAGGCGATGAATCTGTCGCAGTGTATGAGTCAccagaaaaaaaacttaaaactaaag GCTTACCAGATGTTCGTGTTGCTGGTACTGATGCTAACCCAGCAAATTCAACTGTTTATTCTTCAGACAGTGAAGATGATTATTCATCGGGTAACATAGttcaaaaactcaaaaaatcaatGGCGAAGATAAAAGCGATGTCAGAAGAAGACGATGATGGTATTTTtagtaattcaaaaataattcctAACTCTAGTTTTAGTCATTCAGATGTTAAGTTACCCAAATTAAAGAGTATTGACGATGATGGTTCTTCGTCTGATGGTGAGGTTGATTTTGTTCGTTTAAAACAGTTGGCTGATCGCCTTCTTAATGCTAatgacaaagaaaaaattttgacaggTCTCAAGAAAGTTgggagtaaaaataaaaataaggtaAAGGTTAACAAAGAAGCGGCTGCGGCTAGTAAAGTCGCTGATAGAAAATCAACAAGAAAGCGCGTACTTCCTCAGAAATTGAAGAGTGGAGCATTTGTTAATGATGATGGTGATTTAAATGAAGGTCAAGATCATACGGTACCTGCGAAACGGGCTCGCAAAGCTCGGAAGAATTCCAAGTCAATTAATTCTAGTGTTGTAGAAAAAGCTCAAGCTGAGACTAAGAAAAAAGCTCCTGCTAAACGATCGAAGAAAGTTAATGAAGATCAGAGCTTGCTTAGCGCTTCAGTGAGCTCAGGTACCGAGGACCAGAAAACTGCTACTGGAGTAGAGGCGAAGAAAAAGACTGTAGCTAAACGGTCTAAAAAAGTGGATGTTGATCAGAGCTTGCTCAGTGCTTCAGTAAGTTcgaataatagtaataatgagGAACACAATACtgaagttaagaaaaaaactgCGGCTAAACGAACTAAGAAAGCGGCTGCTGATCAAACGACTTTGGATACTTCCACTTCTTCGGCATCCTCGAGTACTCTTAACAGTACAATTGCATCTAAAAGGTCGAGAAATAGTGTTGTGGATTCGCCTTCTACTTCAGCTAGGTCGAGACATAGCCATCGTCCGGCTGAGATGCAGTATAAAATTATGTTCACTGGTATTGATTACGAGACACATGAACAAGCCGTTCAGAGTCTTG gcgGAGTAATAAGCAACGATCCGATGACTGGAACTATTTTAGTAACAGACAAAGTTCGCAGAACTTTGAAATTTCTCTGCGCGATTTCTCGCGGCATTCCCATTGTTTCTGAAAATTGGATCAATGCAAGTATcaagagtaataaattaatcgaaaCAGATAAATATATTCTGCATGATTCAGCAGCTGAAGCGAAATTtggatttaatttaaaacagaGTTTGATTAAATCTAAGGAAAAAAGTTTACTGCACAATTTGACGTTTGTTGTTACATCCGGTGTCAATCAACCTAGCTTCAATGAacttaaaa aCATGATTCAAGTTGCTGGTGGAAAAGCTTTGGTTCGACCTCCAAAAACATGGACCAATACTTATATTATCAGCTGTGCAGCTGATATTTCTAAACTTAAGAAATTAACAGCAAACGTACCAAATGATATCCAAGTTCCTGTTGTTACGACAGAATTTTTAATGTCTGGAATTCTGAAACAAGAATTAAATGCAGAAGAACATAAGCTTAGTTTCTAA